In one window of Pseudomonas chlororaphis subsp. chlororaphis DNA:
- the mtnA gene encoding S-methyl-5-thioribose-1-phosphate isomerase, with protein MRDRLLAAEKVKAIDWRDDALYLLDQRILPFEESWIAYTSAAGVAQAIREMVVRGAPAIGISAAYGVVLAARARFAAGGDWQAAMEEDFALLADSRPTAVNLFWALNRMRERLERLKGHAYPLAVLEAEALAIHESDREANLTMAQLGVDLIRRHQGNAQAILTHCNTGALATGGFGTALGVIRGAFIEGMVERVYANETRPWLQGSRLTAWELANEGIPVTLNADSAAAHIMKTKGVTWVIVGADRITANGDVANKIGTYQLAVNAMHHGVRFMVVAPSSTIDMALASGEDIPIEERDGKELLEVGGKRVGADVQAYNPVFDVTPADLIDAIVTEKGIVERPDTAKMAQLMCRKRLH; from the coding sequence ATGCGCGATCGACTGTTGGCAGCGGAGAAGGTGAAGGCCATCGATTGGCGGGATGACGCCCTGTATCTGCTCGATCAGCGTATTTTGCCCTTCGAGGAAAGCTGGATTGCCTACACCAGCGCGGCTGGCGTCGCGCAGGCCATTCGCGAAATGGTGGTGCGTGGCGCGCCGGCAATCGGCATTAGCGCCGCGTATGGCGTGGTCCTGGCGGCGCGCGCGCGTTTTGCCGCCGGTGGTGACTGGCAGGCGGCGATGGAAGAAGACTTCGCATTGCTCGCCGACTCGCGTCCGACCGCGGTCAACCTGTTCTGGGCGCTGAACCGCATGCGTGAACGTCTGGAGCGCCTCAAGGGCCACGCCTACCCGCTGGCGGTGCTGGAGGCGGAAGCCCTGGCCATTCATGAAAGCGACCGCGAAGCCAACCTGACCATGGCCCAGTTGGGTGTCGACCTGATTCGCCGGCATCAGGGCAATGCCCAGGCCATCCTGACCCACTGCAACACCGGCGCCCTGGCGACCGGCGGCTTCGGAACGGCCCTGGGGGTGATTCGCGGGGCCTTTATCGAAGGTATGGTCGAGCGGGTGTATGCCAATGAAACCCGTCCCTGGCTGCAAGGCTCGCGGCTGACCGCCTGGGAGCTGGCCAACGAAGGCATCCCGGTGACCTTGAATGCCGACTCCGCTGCCGCACACATCATGAAAACCAAGGGTGTGACCTGGGTGATCGTTGGCGCCGACCGCATTACCGCCAATGGCGACGTGGCGAACAAGATCGGCACCTATCAGCTGGCGGTCAATGCAATGCACCACGGCGTGCGTTTCATGGTGGTCGCGCCGAGTTCGACCATCGACATGGCCCTGGCCAGTGGCGAAGACATTCCGATCGAGGAGCGTGATGGCAAGGAGCTGCTCGAGGTCGGCGGCAAGCGGGTAGGGGCGGATGTGCAGGCCTATAATCCGGTATTCGACGTCACCCCGGCGGACCTGATCGACGCCATCGTCACCGAGAAAGGCATAGTCGAGCGTCCCGACACCGCGAAAATGGCCCAATTGATGTGCCGCAAGCGCTTGCACTGA
- a CDS encoding TRZ/ATZ family hydrolase, with product MPNPVVALDLLLLPTWLVPVEPAGVVLKEHGLGIRDGRIVFIGPRAAALKLQAAEVRELPGMLLSPGLINAHGHAAMTLFRGLADDLPLMTWLENHIWPAEAKWVDEAFVRDGTDLAIAEQLKGGISCFSDMYFFPKVASERVHNSGIRAQITIPVLDFPIPGAHSADEAIRQGVELFSDLKHHPRIKITFGPHAPYTVGDENLEKIRIIAEELDASIHMHVHETAFEVEQAVARHGERPLARLARLGLLGPRFQAVHMTQISDDDLALLVETNSNVIHCPESNLKLASGFCPVERLWQAGVNVAVGTDGAASNNDLDLLGEIRTAALLAKAVAGSATALNAHQALRMATLNGARALGLESEIGSLELGKAADLVAFDLSGLAQQPIYDPVSQLIYATGRDCVKHLWVAGKQLLDDRRLTRLDEQQLHATATAWGRRISGHTE from the coding sequence ATGCCGAACCCTGTCGTTGCGCTCGACCTACTCCTGTTGCCGACCTGGCTGGTGCCTGTTGAACCGGCCGGCGTGGTGCTCAAGGAGCACGGCCTGGGTATCCGCGACGGCCGCATCGTGTTCATCGGCCCGCGCGCCGCGGCCTTGAAGCTGCAGGCTGCCGAGGTCCGCGAGTTGCCGGGCATGCTGCTCAGCCCTGGCCTGATCAACGCCCACGGCCACGCGGCGATGACCCTGTTCCGCGGCCTGGCCGACGATCTGCCGCTGATGACCTGGCTGGAGAACCACATCTGGCCCGCCGAAGCCAAATGGGTCGATGAAGCCTTCGTCCGCGACGGTACCGACCTGGCCATCGCCGAACAGCTCAAAGGCGGCATCAGCTGCTTTTCCGACATGTACTTCTTTCCGAAGGTTGCCAGCGAGCGCGTGCACAACAGCGGCATTCGGGCGCAGATCACCATTCCGGTCCTCGACTTTCCGATTCCGGGCGCCCACAGCGCCGACGAGGCCATCCGCCAGGGCGTCGAGCTGTTCAGCGACCTCAAGCATCATCCGCGTATCAAGATCACCTTCGGCCCCCACGCGCCCTACACGGTCGGCGACGAAAACCTGGAGAAGATCCGGATCATTGCCGAAGAACTCGATGCCTCCATTCATATGCACGTCCATGAAACCGCCTTCGAGGTGGAACAGGCCGTCGCCCGGCACGGCGAGCGGCCCCTGGCCCGCCTGGCGCGACTGGGACTGCTCGGGCCGCGCTTCCAGGCCGTACACATGACCCAAATCAGCGATGACGACCTGGCTTTGCTGGTAGAAACCAATAGCAATGTCATTCATTGCCCGGAGTCGAACCTGAAACTGGCCAGCGGCTTCTGCCCGGTGGAACGGCTGTGGCAGGCTGGCGTCAATGTTGCAGTAGGCACCGACGGGGCCGCCAGCAACAACGACCTGGACCTGCTCGGCGAAATCCGCACCGCCGCACTGCTGGCCAAGGCCGTGGCAGGCTCGGCCACTGCCCTGAATGCCCACCAGGCGCTGCGCATGGCCACCCTCAACGGCGCGCGGGCCCTGGGCCTGGAGAGCGAGATCGGCTCGCTGGAACTCGGCAAGGCCGCGGACCTGGTGGCCTTTGACCTGTCCGGCCTGGCGCAGCAACCGATCTATGACCCGGTTTCGCAGCTTATATATGCCACCGGCCGCGATTGCGTGAAACACCTTTGGGTCGCCGGCAAGCAATTGCTCGACGACCGGCGCCTGACGCGCCTGGACGAACAACAGCTGCACGCCACGGCGACAGCCTGGGGCCGGCGCATCAGCGGCCATACCGAATAG
- the ubiG gene encoding bifunctional 2-polyprenyl-6-hydroxyphenol methylase/3-demethylubiquinol 3-O-methyltransferase UbiG, producing MSNVDHAEIAKFEALAHRWWDRESEFKPLHDINPLRVNWIDERVNLAGKKVLDVGCGGGILSEAMAQRGATVTGIDMGEAPLAVAQLHQLESGVNVEYRQITAEALAEEMPEQFDVVTCLEMLEHVPDPSSVIRACFRMVKPGGQVFFSTINRNPKAYLFAIIGAEYIMKLLPRGTHDFKKFIRPSELGAWSRDAGLTVKDIIGLTYNPLTKHYKLATDVDVNYMIQTLREE from the coding sequence ATGAGTAACGTCGACCACGCCGAAATCGCCAAATTCGAAGCCCTCGCCCATCGCTGGTGGGACCGCGAGAGCGAATTCAAACCGCTGCACGATATCAACCCGCTGCGGGTCAACTGGATTGACGAGCGCGTCAACCTGGCCGGCAAGAAAGTCCTCGACGTCGGTTGCGGCGGCGGCATCCTCAGTGAAGCCATGGCCCAGCGCGGCGCTACGGTAACGGGCATCGACATGGGCGAGGCCCCGCTGGCGGTGGCACAACTGCATCAACTGGAGTCCGGGGTGAACGTCGAATACCGGCAGATCACCGCCGAAGCCCTGGCCGAGGAAATGCCCGAGCAGTTCGACGTCGTCACCTGCCTGGAGATGCTCGAGCACGTACCGGACCCCTCCTCGGTGATCCGCGCGTGCTTTCGCATGGTCAAGCCCGGCGGCCAGGTGTTCTTCTCCACCATCAACCGCAATCCGAAGGCCTATCTGTTCGCCATCATCGGCGCCGAATACATCATGAAGCTGCTGCCGCGCGGCACCCATGACTTCAAGAAATTCATCCGGCCTTCCGAACTGGGCGCCTGGAGCCGCGACGCCGGCCTGACCGTCAAGGACATCATCGGCCTGACCTACAACCCGCTGACCAAGCACTACAAGCTGGCCACCGACGTCGACGTCAACTACATGATCCAGACCCTGCGGGAGGAATAA
- the mupP gene encoding N-acetylmuramic acid 6-phosphate phosphatase MupP — protein MRIRAVLFDMDGTLLDTAPDFIAICQAMRADRGLAPIADKHIRDEISGGARAMVAVTFSMDPESPGFEELRLEFLERYLKHCAVHSKLFDGMAELLADIEKANLLWGVVTNKPVRFAEPIMQQLGLAERSALLICPDHVKNSKPDPEPLILACKMLDLDPASVLFVGDDLRDIESGRDAGTRTAAVTYGYIHPDDNPKHWGADVVVDHPLELRQVLDQALCSC, from the coding sequence ATGCGTATCAGAGCAGTTCTTTTCGACATGGACGGCACCCTGCTCGACACCGCGCCGGACTTCATCGCCATCTGCCAGGCCATGCGCGCCGACCGCGGCCTGGCGCCGATCGCAGACAAACATATCCGTGACGAAATCTCCGGTGGCGCCCGGGCGATGGTCGCCGTGACCTTCTCGATGGACCCGGAATCCCCGGGGTTCGAGGAGCTGCGCCTGGAGTTTCTGGAGCGTTACCTCAAGCATTGCGCGGTACACAGCAAACTGTTCGACGGCATGGCCGAGCTGCTGGCCGATATCGAGAAGGCCAATCTGCTCTGGGGCGTGGTCACCAACAAGCCGGTGCGCTTTGCCGAGCCAATCATGCAGCAGTTGGGCCTGGCGGAACGTTCCGCCCTGCTGATCTGCCCGGATCACGTGAAGAACAGCAAACCCGATCCAGAACCATTGATCCTGGCGTGCAAGATGCTCGACCTCGACCCGGCCAGCGTACTGTTCGTCGGTGACGACCTGCGCGACATCGAATCGGGCCGCGACGCAGGCACCAGGACCGCAGCCGTGACCTACGGTTACATCCATCCGGACGACAATCCCAAGCACTGGGGCGCCGACGTGGTGGTCGACCATCCGCTGGAACTGCGCCAGGTCCTGGACCAGGCGCTGTGCAGCTGCTGA
- a CDS encoding YciK family oxidoreductase produces the protein MFDYSARPELLKDRVILVTGAGRGIGAAAAKTFAAHGATVLLLGKTEANLTQVYDEIEAAGHPQPVVIPFNLETALPHQYDELAAMVEAEFGHLDGLLHNASIIGPRTPLEQLSGENFMRVMQVNVNAMFMLTSTLLPLLKLSQDASVVFTSSSVGRKGRAYWGAYGVSKFATEGLMQTLADEVDGVAPVRANSVNPGATRTSMRAQAYPGENPSNNPAPEEIMPVYLYLMGPDSTGINGQAFDAQ, from the coding sequence ATGTTTGATTATTCCGCCCGCCCCGAACTGCTCAAGGATCGGGTCATTCTGGTCACCGGCGCCGGTCGCGGCATCGGCGCCGCTGCCGCCAAGACCTTCGCCGCCCACGGCGCCACCGTACTGCTGCTGGGCAAGACCGAAGCCAACCTGACCCAGGTTTATGACGAGATCGAAGCCGCCGGCCATCCTCAGCCGGTGGTGATTCCGTTCAACCTGGAAACCGCCCTGCCGCACCAGTACGACGAACTGGCCGCCATGGTCGAAGCGGAGTTCGGTCACCTCGATGGCCTGCTGCACAATGCCTCGATCATTGGTCCGCGCACACCGCTGGAACAGCTGTCGGGCGAGAACTTCATGCGGGTGATGCAAGTCAACGTCAACGCCATGTTCATGCTGACCAGTACCCTGCTGCCGCTGCTCAAGCTGTCCCAGGACGCCTCGGTGGTGTTCACCTCCAGCAGCGTTGGCCGCAAGGGCCGTGCCTACTGGGGCGCCTATGGCGTTTCGAAATTCGCCACCGAAGGCCTGATGCAAACCCTGGCCGACGAAGTCGACGGCGTCGCACCGGTTCGCGCCAACAGCGTCAATCCGGGCGCTACCCGCACCAGCATGCGCGCCCAGGCCTACCCGGGGGAAAACCCGAGCAACAACCCGGCCCCCGAGGAGATCATGCCGGTCTACCTGTACCTCATGGGTCCGGACAGTACCGGGATCAACGGCCAGGCATTCGACGCCCAGTAA
- a CDS encoding GGDEF domain-containing protein has protein sequence MKIPTQTNAIDFDSAKLQRLGFGQQSPLLQRPVSLAQLRQQLSLQLQTSLEPQRILGLFFRETQRLVPLDALVYQHKPSDLRLEFGQRGHHSISYSLSHEGETMGELVFRRNQRFSDQEQGHLESLLSTLLYPMRNALLYRAATRSALRDPLTDTGNRIAMDQTLQREIEMARRHLHPLSLLMLDIDHFKRINDSHGHSAGDEVLKAVAAAIKAQLRNVDMVFRFGGEEFLILLSNTGRDAAAMVGERLRQAAQAKDYWADGKLIELTVSLGCSTLLPGESAESLLRRADSALYVAKREGRNRLAMAG, from the coding sequence ATGAAAATACCGACCCAGACCAACGCAATTGACTTCGATAGCGCCAAATTGCAACGCCTGGGCTTTGGCCAGCAGTCACCACTCCTGCAACGCCCGGTCAGCCTTGCCCAGTTGCGCCAGCAACTGAGCCTGCAATTACAGACCAGCCTGGAGCCGCAACGCATTCTCGGCCTGTTCTTCCGCGAAACCCAACGCCTTGTGCCCCTGGATGCCCTGGTTTACCAGCACAAACCCAGCGACCTGCGCCTGGAGTTCGGCCAGCGCGGCCACCACTCCATCAGCTACAGCCTGAGCCATGAAGGCGAGACCATGGGCGAGCTGGTATTTCGGCGCAATCAGCGTTTCAGCGACCAGGAACAGGGCCATCTGGAATCCCTGCTGTCCACCCTGCTTTATCCGATGCGCAACGCCCTGCTCTATCGGGCCGCGACCCGTAGCGCCCTGCGCGACCCTTTGACCGATACCGGCAACCGGATCGCCATGGACCAGACGCTGCAACGGGAAATCGAAATGGCCCGCCGCCACCTGCACCCACTGTCGCTGCTGATGCTGGATATCGATCACTTCAAGAGAATCAACGACAGCCACGGCCACAGCGCCGGCGATGAAGTGCTCAAGGCTGTTGCCGCGGCCATCAAGGCGCAGTTGCGCAACGTCGACATGGTGTTTCGTTTTGGCGGCGAGGAGTTCCTGATCCTGCTGTCCAACACCGGACGCGATGCCGCCGCCATGGTGGGAGAACGGCTGCGCCAGGCGGCCCAGGCCAAGGATTACTGGGCGGATGGCAAGTTGATCGAGCTGACGGTCAGCCTGGGTTGCTCGACCCTGCTGCCGGGGGAGTCAGCCGAGAGCCTGCTGCGCCGTGCGGACAGCGCGCTGTATGTGGCCAAGCGCGAAGGCCGCAACCGCCTGGCGATGGCCGGCTGA
- a CDS encoding TenA family transcriptional regulator — MDAASYPAWAQQLIQDCSESKRRVVDHELYQRMRDNKLSNKTMRQYLIGGWPVVEQFALYMAQNLTKTRFARHPGEDMARRWLMRNIRVELNHADYWVNWSRAHGVSLEDLQAQQVPPELHALSHWCWHTSSADSLIVAIAATNYAIEGATGEWSALVCSSGVYAAAFPEEERKRAMKWLKMHAQYDDAHPWEALEIICTLAGMKPSKALQGELRQAICKSYDYMYLFLERCMQQEKTPAARERMALVEG; from the coding sequence ATGGACGCTGCAAGCTATCCGGCCTGGGCCCAGCAGCTGATCCAGGATTGCAGCGAGAGCAAGCGCCGCGTGGTCGACCACGAACTGTACCAGCGCATGCGCGACAACAAGCTCAGCAACAAAACCATGCGCCAGTACCTGATCGGCGGCTGGCCGGTTGTCGAGCAGTTCGCCCTGTACATGGCGCAGAACCTGACCAAGACCCGCTTCGCCCGTCACCCCGGGGAAGACATGGCGCGGCGCTGGCTGATGCGCAATATCCGGGTCGAGCTCAATCATGCCGATTACTGGGTGAATTGGAGTCGCGCCCATGGCGTGAGCCTGGAAGATCTGCAGGCACAACAGGTCCCACCGGAGCTGCACGCCTTGAGTCATTGGTGCTGGCACACCAGCTCCGCCGACTCATTGATCGTGGCGATCGCTGCGACCAACTACGCAATCGAGGGCGCCACGGGTGAGTGGTCGGCGCTGGTCTGCTCCTCCGGCGTGTATGCGGCGGCCTTTCCCGAAGAAGAGCGCAAGCGGGCGATGAAGTGGCTGAAAATGCATGCCCAGTACGATGATGCGCATCCTTGGGAGGCGCTGGAAATCATCTGTACCCTGGCCGGCATGAAGCCGAGCAAAGCCTTGCAGGGCGAGCTGCGCCAGGCGATCTGCAAGAGTTATGACTACATGTACCTGTTCCTGGAGCGTTGCATGCAACAGGAAAAGACCCCGGCGGCCCGTGAACGGATGGCGCTGGTCGAAGGTTGA
- a CDS encoding EAL domain-containing protein, protein MKQKRTLGTPRLLGIVWPFIAVVLFQALLGGLSLYVLSAVRGYVAGESLWSKGQKDAIYYLNLYADSRDESIFLKYQNAIAVPQGGHELRVALDQQPPDLNAARAGILKGGNHPDDSDSVIWLYLNFRHFSYLEKAIDLWTVGDSYLVQLDSVAHEMHRSITSNQASEADIQRWKNQIFAINDGVTPAAKAFSDALGEGSRVILRLLLITNLATALGLIVLALLRTHKLLAQRHEFASALQLEKERAQITLQSIGDGVITTDVDGAIAYMNPAAEEMTHWKAEQAMGLPLAALFNLLDENAQTDGFTLIEHILSGQLSGGSEHSKLIQRLDGSTVSVTLVGAPIQNAGKVSGTVLVLHDMTQERQYIANLSWQATHDALTGLANRREFEYRLEQALHSLSRQPGRHALMFLDLDQFKLVNDTCGHAAGDELLRHICALLQSGLREGDTLARLGGDEFGILLENCSPEAAEKIAEGLRQTVQNLHFVWKGRPFVTTVSIGLVHVAQTPTTLEASLRAADMACYMAKEKGRNRVQVYHADDSELSLRFGEMAWVQRLHMALEENRFCLYAQEIAALGHVDRLGGHIEILLRLHDEAGRMILPDSFIPAAERYGLMTSLDRWVVENVFKIIAECIREEREGPLAMCAINLSGATIGDEAFLDFLREQFIVHGVPPDLICFEITETSAISNLGSAIRFINELKGLGCHFSLDDFCAGMSSFAYLKHLPVDFLKIDGSFVKDMLDDPINRAMVEVINHIGHVMGKRTIAEFVETPQIEQALLEIGVDYAQGYLIERPQLFTCDSLQCRPSRPQPLLFKAPGTFR, encoded by the coding sequence ATGAAGCAAAAGCGGACTCTCGGAACGCCACGGTTATTGGGCATCGTCTGGCCATTTATTGCGGTGGTGTTGTTTCAAGCGCTGTTGGGTGGCCTCAGCTTATATGTCCTTTCGGCGGTACGTGGTTACGTTGCCGGGGAGAGCCTTTGGTCCAAGGGCCAGAAGGACGCCATCTACTACCTCAATCTCTACGCCGACAGCCGCGACGAATCGATCTTTCTGAAGTACCAGAATGCTATTGCCGTGCCTCAGGGCGGGCATGAGCTGCGGGTCGCGCTGGATCAGCAACCGCCCGACCTGAATGCCGCGCGGGCGGGGATTCTCAAGGGTGGCAACCACCCTGACGACAGCGACAGCGTGATCTGGCTGTACCTGAACTTCCGCCATTTCAGCTACCTGGAAAAAGCCATCGACCTGTGGACCGTGGGCGACAGTTATCTGGTGCAGCTCGACAGCGTGGCCCATGAAATGCACCGCAGCATTACCAGCAACCAGGCCTCCGAAGCCGATATCCAGCGCTGGAAGAACCAGATTTTCGCCATCAACGATGGCGTGACGCCCGCTGCCAAGGCCTTTAGTGATGCTTTAGGCGAGGGCTCGCGGGTCATCCTGCGGCTGTTGCTGATCACCAACCTGGCCACCGCGCTGGGGCTGATTGTCCTGGCCTTGCTGCGCACCCATAAGCTGTTGGCCCAGCGTCATGAATTTGCCAGCGCCCTGCAGTTGGAAAAGGAACGGGCGCAGATCACCCTGCAATCCATTGGCGACGGTGTCATCACCACCGACGTGGACGGCGCCATCGCCTACATGAACCCGGCCGCCGAGGAAATGACCCACTGGAAGGCTGAGCAGGCCATGGGGCTGCCGCTGGCGGCCTTGTTCAATCTGCTGGATGAAAATGCCCAGACCGACGGCTTTACCCTGATCGAGCACATTCTCAGTGGCCAGCTCAGTGGTGGTAGCGAGCACTCGAAGCTGATCCAGCGCCTGGATGGCAGCACGGTGTCGGTGACCCTGGTCGGCGCGCCGATCCAGAACGCCGGCAAGGTCAGCGGTACGGTGCTGGTGCTGCACGACATGACCCAGGAGCGCCAGTACATCGCCAATCTGTCCTGGCAGGCGACCCACGACGCCTTGACTGGCCTGGCGAACCGTCGCGAGTTCGAATACCGTCTGGAGCAGGCATTGCACAGCTTGAGCCGGCAACCGGGGCGGCACGCCCTGATGTTCCTCGACCTGGACCAGTTCAAGCTGGTCAACGACACCTGCGGTCATGCGGCAGGGGACGAGTTGCTCCGGCATATCTGCGCCTTGCTCCAGTCGGGCCTGCGCGAGGGCGATACCCTGGCGCGCCTGGGGGGCGATGAGTTCGGCATCCTGCTGGAGAACTGCTCGCCGGAAGCGGCGGAAAAGATCGCCGAAGGCCTGCGCCAGACGGTGCAGAACCTGCATTTTGTCTGGAAGGGCCGGCCCTTCGTCACCACGGTCAGCATTGGCCTGGTGCATGTGGCGCAAACCCCGACCACCCTCGAAGCATCACTGCGGGCAGCGGACATGGCGTGCTACATGGCCAAGGAGAAAGGGCGCAACCGGGTCCAGGTCTATCATGCGGACGACTCGGAGCTGTCCCTGCGGTTCGGTGAAATGGCCTGGGTACAGCGCCTGCATATGGCCCTGGAGGAAAACCGCTTCTGTCTTTATGCCCAGGAAATAGCCGCCCTGGGTCATGTGGACCGGCTCGGCGGGCATATCGAGATTCTGCTGCGCCTGCACGACGAGGCGGGGCGGATGATCCTGCCCGACAGCTTCATTCCGGCCGCCGAGCGTTACGGCCTGATGACCTCCCTGGACCGTTGGGTGGTGGAGAATGTGTTCAAGATCATCGCCGAGTGCATCCGCGAGGAGCGCGAAGGGCCCCTGGCGATGTGTGCGATCAATCTGTCGGGCGCGACCATCGGTGACGAGGCTTTCCTGGACTTCCTGCGCGAGCAGTTCATCGTCCACGGTGTGCCACCGGACCTGATTTGTTTTGAAATCACCGAGACCAGCGCTATCTCCAATCTCGGCAGTGCGATTCGATTTATCAACGAGCTCAAGGGCTTGGGCTGTCACTTTTCGTTGGATGACTTTTGTGCGGGAATGTCGTCATTCGCTTATCTCAAACATTTGCCTGTAGACTTCCTCAAGATCGATGGAAGTTTCGTAAAAGATATGCTGGACGACCCGATCAATCGCGCGATGGTCGAGGTGATCAACCATATCGGTCATGTGATGGGCAAACGCACGATTGCCGAGTTTGTCGAAACACCGCAGATTGAGCAGGCATTGTTGGAGATTGGCGTGGATTACGCTCAGGGCTACCTGATCGAGCGCCCGCAACTCTTCACCTGCGACAGTCTGCAGTGCCGGCCTTCGCGACCACAGCCTCTGTTGTTCAAGGCTCCTGGCACGTTCCGTTGA
- a CDS encoding ABC transporter ATP-binding protein, producing MRDPQAPEPVDRLSWAQVRRLALQHKKALWIANGVAVLATLCSVPIPLLLPLLVDEVLLGHGDAALKVMNHALPAGWQSAAGYIGLMLLITLMLRCSALLFNVLQARLFAGLAKDIVYRIRLRLIERLKRISLGEYESLGSGTVTTHLVTDLDTLDKFVGETLSRFLVAMLTLVGTAGILMWMHWQLALLILLFNPLVIYATVQLGKRVKHLKKLENDSTSRFTQALTETLDAIQEVRAGNRQGFFLGRLGRRALDVRDYAVASQWKSDASNRASGLLFQFGIDIFRAAAMLTVLFSDLSIGQMLAVFSYLWFMIGPVEQLLNLQYAYYAAGGALSRINELLSRADEPQYAGGVDPFQGRETVGIEVSGLSFGYGDELVLDQMNLSIEPGEKVAIVGASGGGKSTLVQLLLGLYTPQAGVIRFGGKTQQEIGLETLRENVAVVLQHPALFNDSIRANLTMGRERSDEACWRALEIAQLDSTVRALANGLDSVVGRSGVRLSGGQRQRLAIARMVLAEPKVVILDEATSALDAATEYNLHQALTRFLHGRTTLIIAHRLSAVKQADRVLVFDGGQIAEDGDHQQLIADGGLYAKLYGHLQQVQRP from the coding sequence GTGCGTGATCCACAAGCGCCGGAACCCGTCGATCGCCTGAGCTGGGCGCAAGTCCGCCGGCTGGCACTGCAGCATAAAAAAGCCCTGTGGATCGCCAATGGCGTGGCCGTCCTGGCGACGCTGTGCAGCGTGCCTATCCCGTTGCTGCTGCCGCTGTTGGTGGACGAAGTGCTGCTGGGGCATGGCGATGCCGCGCTGAAGGTGATGAACCACGCCTTGCCCGCGGGCTGGCAGAGCGCCGCCGGCTACATCGGCCTGATGTTGTTGATCACCCTGATGCTGCGTTGCTCGGCGCTACTGTTCAACGTGCTGCAGGCCCGGTTGTTTGCCGGGTTGGCCAAGGACATTGTCTATCGCATCCGTCTGCGGCTGATCGAGCGCCTCAAGCGCATTTCCCTGGGCGAGTATGAAAGCCTGGGCAGCGGTACGGTGACGACTCATCTGGTCACCGACCTCGACACCCTCGACAAGTTTGTCGGCGAAACCCTCAGCCGTTTTCTGGTGGCCATGCTCACGCTGGTGGGCACCGCGGGCATCCTGATGTGGATGCATTGGCAGCTGGCGCTGCTGATCCTGTTGTTCAATCCCCTGGTGATCTACGCCACGGTGCAGTTGGGCAAGCGGGTCAAACACCTGAAAAAGCTCGAGAACGACAGCACCTCGCGTTTCACCCAGGCCCTGACCGAAACCCTGGATGCGATCCAGGAAGTCCGTGCGGGCAACCGCCAGGGCTTTTTCCTCGGCCGTCTCGGCCGGCGTGCCCTGGATGTGCGGGACTACGCGGTGGCTTCGCAATGGAAGAGCGACGCCTCCAATCGCGCCAGCGGGCTGCTGTTCCAGTTCGGGATCGATATCTTTCGTGCGGCGGCCATGCTCACCGTGCTGTTTTCCGATCTGTCCATCGGCCAGATGCTGGCCGTATTCAGCTACCTGTGGTTCATGATCGGCCCGGTGGAACAACTGCTGAACCTGCAGTACGCCTACTATGCCGCCGGTGGCGCGTTGTCGCGCATCAACGAGCTGCTGTCGCGGGCCGACGAGCCGCAGTATGCCGGCGGTGTCGACCCGTTCCAGGGGCGCGAGACCGTGGGTATCGAAGTCAGCGGCCTGAGTTTCGGCTACGGCGACGAGCTGGTGCTGGACCAAATGAACCTGTCGATCGAGCCGGGGGAGAAGGTGGCGATCGTCGGCGCCAGTGGCGGCGGCAAAAGTACCCTGGTGCAGCTGTTGCTGGGGCTCTACACACCGCAGGCGGGCGTGATTCGTTTTGGCGGCAAGACCCAGCAGGAAATCGGCCTGGAAACCCTGCGGGAAAACGTGGCGGTGGTGTTGCAGCATCCGGCGCTGTTCAACGACAGCATCCGCGCCAACCTGACCATGGGCCGCGAGCGCAGCGACGAAGCCTGTTGGCGGGCGTTGGAAATTGCCCAGTTGGACTCGACGGTCCGCGCCCTGGCCAACGGCCTGGACAGTGTGGTCGGCCGTTCCGGCGTGCGTCTGTCTGGCGGCCAGCGCCAGCGCCTGGCCATCGCGCGGATGGTCCTGGCCGAACCCAAGGTGGTGATCCTCGACGAAGCCACTTCCGCGCTGGACGCCGCCACCGAGTACAACCTGCACCAGGCGCTGACGCGTTTCCTCCACGGTCGGACCACACTGATCATTGCCCACCGCCTGTCCGCGGTAAAACAGGCGGATCGGGTTCTGGTGTTCGATGGCGGGCAGATTGCCGAAGATGGCGACCATCAGCAGCTAATTGCCGACGGCGGCCTTTACGCCAAGCTTTACGGGCATTTGCAGCAAGTCCAGCGACCTTGA